From Psychrobacillus sp. FSL K6-2836, a single genomic window includes:
- a CDS encoding MFS transporter, with protein sequence MVSQRNSLNKVIYLVLVNLFIVFLGIGLIIPVMPTLMREMSLEGSTMGYLVAAFAFAQLLVSPIAGKWVDSFGRKKMIVIGMFIFGLSEMLFGFGQDVKILYISRILGGISAAFIMPAVTAYVADVTTLRERPKAMGYVAAAISAGFIIGPGIGGFLAEHGTRLPFFVAAALGFLGAIFSLVILKEPKRVSVEREGELVKPGFRKVLEPIYLIPMIIILVSSFGLAAFETVYSLFVDHKYGFTPKDIALIITVSGVLGIIFQVLTFDRVVGKIGEIRLIQVCIGVSTIFIFAMIKVSAYWSILLVTFVIFLLFDLMRPALTTYLSKIAGNEQGFVGGLNSTFTSIGNIIGPSIAGILFDVHIDYPYVLAMIILAISFVISLFWREQKTVYKETVKQ encoded by the coding sequence ATGGTTTCTCAAAGAAATAGTCTAAATAAGGTAATTTATTTAGTATTAGTAAATTTATTTATTGTATTTTTAGGAATAGGACTAATTATTCCTGTTATGCCCACATTAATGCGGGAGATGAGCCTAGAAGGTTCTACGATGGGGTATTTAGTTGCGGCCTTTGCATTTGCCCAATTATTGGTTTCTCCAATCGCAGGTAAATGGGTTGACTCGTTTGGCCGTAAAAAAATGATTGTAATTGGTATGTTTATATTCGGATTATCGGAAATGCTCTTCGGTTTTGGGCAAGATGTGAAGATATTATATATTTCAAGAATACTAGGAGGTATAAGTGCTGCATTCATTATGCCTGCCGTGACAGCTTATGTTGCAGATGTTACCACTTTAAGAGAACGACCAAAAGCAATGGGTTATGTTGCGGCAGCAATCAGTGCTGGGTTCATCATTGGACCGGGAATTGGTGGCTTTTTAGCTGAACATGGCACTAGACTTCCCTTCTTTGTTGCCGCGGCACTAGGATTTTTAGGAGCAATATTCTCACTTGTTATTTTGAAAGAACCTAAAAGGGTGAGTGTAGAAAGAGAAGGAGAGTTAGTTAAACCAGGTTTTAGAAAAGTTTTAGAACCAATATATTTGATCCCGATGATTATTATTCTAGTATCTAGCTTTGGATTAGCTGCTTTTGAAACCGTTTATTCCCTATTTGTAGATCATAAATACGGATTTACACCAAAGGATATTGCATTAATCATTACTGTCAGTGGTGTTCTGGGAATAATATTCCAAGTGCTAACCTTCGATCGTGTTGTAGGAAAAATTGGAGAAATTAGATTAATTCAAGTTTGTATAGGTGTATCAACGATTTTCATTTTTGCGATGATAAAGGTTTCTGCTTACTGGTCCATATTACTCGTAACCTTTGTGATTTTCTTGTTGTTTGACTTAATGAGACCTGCGCTGACAACGTATTTATCTAAAATAGCTGGAAATGAGCAAGGCTTTGTTGGGGGACTAAACTCTACATTTACGAGTATTGGTAATATTATTGGACCAAGTATTGCAGGGATTTTGTTTGACGTGCATATTGATTATCCATACGTATTAGCGATGATTATACTCGCAATTAGCTTTGTAATATCGTTATTTTGGAGGGAACAAAAAACAGTATATAAAGAAACAGTAAAACAATAA
- a CDS encoding MerR family transcriptional regulator, translating to MKVHYLTIGEVAKLSNISIQTLRYYDQINLFKPMEKNLSNHYRYYQNTQLYYLDIIKSLKYLGLSLKEVKSVLTLKPEELVEYLENQEKRIEEQFQRLNKTKQVLQRKKEQIQAFVLDSNMMTVSIKKEPAQKIVKIKTYNMKVDDIPNKEYGRISKVLEEEGSIFDTLYGGAFPFQRYESLNDINYDYLFTYIVTNKDFEEKYEDVEISTLPAGDYLSISFVLKDDEYEACYQKLIDYIEQHQLVVAPIVYDVWMPINYTASKEDEFLVELKIPFQTT from the coding sequence TTGAAAGTTCATTATTTAACGATAGGCGAGGTAGCAAAGCTAAGTAATATTTCGATTCAAACTTTACGATACTATGATCAGATAAACTTGTTTAAACCTATGGAAAAAAATTTAAGTAACCACTATAGATACTACCAAAACACACAATTATATTACTTGGATATTATAAAGTCATTGAAGTATCTTGGGTTATCGCTTAAGGAAGTTAAATCCGTTTTAACATTGAAACCAGAAGAGTTAGTTGAATATCTAGAGAACCAGGAGAAAAGAATTGAAGAACAATTTCAACGACTAAACAAGACGAAGCAGGTGCTACAGCGGAAAAAAGAGCAAATACAAGCCTTTGTATTGGATTCAAATATGATGACCGTAAGCATTAAGAAAGAACCAGCTCAAAAAATAGTAAAGATTAAAACCTACAATATGAAAGTCGATGATATTCCAAATAAGGAATATGGGCGTATAAGTAAGGTGTTAGAGGAAGAGGGCAGCATATTTGATACATTGTATGGTGGAGCTTTTCCTTTCCAAAGGTATGAATCATTAAATGACATCAACTATGATTATTTATTTACTTATATTGTGACAAATAAGGATTTTGAAGAAAAATATGAAGATGTGGAAATTAGTACACTTCCAGCTGGAGATTATCTTAGCATTTCTTTTGTTTTAAAGGACGATGAATACGAGGCGTGCTATCAGAAGTTAATAGACTATATAGAGCAACACCAATTAGTCGTCGCCCCCATTGTATATGATGTTTGGATGCCGATAAATTACACGGCTTCCAAAGAGGATGAATTCTTAGTAGAACTAAAAATACCTTTTCAAACTACTTGA
- a CDS encoding MFS transporter gives MKNLYKDSRFRLIIFANIASSIGSGITMIAIPWMLVSSEDGNKVFGYITIGMTILSFILTPFIGNLVDRVSRKKLLIISEIICFALLFMFSLIGFIGLSYEIWHYTIIYMIGSLYYTIFYPTMFALNQEIFTKDQYKSLNGTMEVQGQLSSMIAGALASILLLKWDLHYILLLDTISYGAAIYFYLKLPYVRLSIEKTGKVVKSQVSEGLKYILARPSLFIFLLFSFMPFIGVMLTNYLFPVYLVDVLEADASVYGIEGMIYAIGAIIAGIFVPTLSSKFGNEKTIIFGVCVYTIAISLIVFVNLPVYLSLMLFLAIGNSSTRVARNSFLMDHIPNNIIGRVDSLFRTLGLLIRILLLAVFTEMVSSDLIIYCFIVLSGILMLSLFLVVISWKKRFKVKEKNCPVIANT, from the coding sequence TTGAAAAATCTATATAAAGACTCCCGATTCCGGCTCATTATTTTCGCTAACATTGCTTCCTCAATTGGTTCTGGAATAACGATGATTGCGATTCCATGGATGCTTGTATCGAGTGAAGATGGCAATAAGGTATTTGGCTATATAACGATCGGTATGACGATATTGAGTTTTATCCTTACACCATTTATAGGAAATCTAGTAGATAGAGTATCTCGAAAGAAGCTATTAATAATAAGTGAAATCATATGTTTTGCTCTATTATTTATGTTTTCTTTAATAGGTTTTATCGGCTTATCATATGAAATTTGGCATTATACTATTATTTATATGATCGGTAGTTTATATTACACGATTTTTTATCCGACGATGTTTGCTCTAAATCAAGAAATATTTACGAAGGACCAATATAAATCGTTAAATGGAACGATGGAAGTGCAGGGACAGCTTTCTAGTATGATTGCAGGTGCATTAGCTAGTATCTTATTATTAAAATGGGATTTACACTATATTTTATTACTAGATACGATATCTTACGGTGCTGCCATCTATTTTTACTTGAAGTTACCGTATGTGAGATTATCCATTGAAAAGACGGGAAAAGTCGTTAAATCGCAAGTAAGTGAAGGACTTAAATATATATTAGCTCGTCCTTCCTTGTTTATTTTTTTATTATTTTCTTTCATGCCTTTCATTGGTGTGATGCTAACGAATTATTTGTTTCCAGTCTATTTAGTAGATGTACTTGAAGCGGACGCAAGTGTCTATGGGATTGAAGGGATGATTTATGCAATAGGAGCAATAATTGCAGGGATTTTCGTACCGACCTTATCAAGTAAATTTGGAAATGAAAAGACGATTATCTTCGGAGTATGCGTTTATACGATTGCTATATCATTAATAGTCTTCGTTAATTTACCAGTTTATCTATCCTTAATGTTGTTTTTAGCGATAGGTAATAGCAGTACTAGGGTTGCTAGAAACTCTTTCTTAATGGATCATATTCCTAACAATATAATAGGGAGAGTCGATAGTTTGTTTCGTACATTAGGCCTCTTAATAAGAATTTTATTACTTGCTGTATTTACCGAAATGGTATCCTCAGACCTTATTATTTATTGTTTCATTGTTCTTAGTGGGATTTTAATGCTTTCTTTGTTCCTAGTAGTTATATCGTGGAAAAAGAGGTTTAAGGTAAAAGAGAAAAATTGTCCTGTCATAGCAAACACCTAA
- a CDS encoding GNAT family N-acetyltransferase: MKEWKGKLGVKEYIVRQLTQEHLDSVLRLQHVVLGAMENDNFLSPLTIGEYEDSIARNLMIGAFVDNELIAFRALALPPIDDQHLGYDIGLSKEHLEKVVYQEITNVHPDYRGFGLQKKLGVIVMELLDASPYTHVCATVAPFNIASLKDKLSQGMVIGALKKKYGDMLRYVFYKKIHVDRNNEERFIEVPMDAVEKQQQLIADGWIGTAILQKDNNWYVTYEGKGTYI, from the coding sequence GTGAAAGAATGGAAAGGTAAACTTGGTGTGAAAGAATATATTGTTCGTCAATTGACGCAAGAACATCTGGATAGCGTTTTACGTTTGCAGCATGTCGTCCTTGGAGCAATGGAAAATGATAATTTCTTATCGCCATTAACAATAGGAGAATATGAGGATTCGATAGCTCGTAACCTAATGATTGGAGCATTTGTAGACAATGAACTAATCGCCTTCCGTGCATTGGCATTACCACCAATTGATGATCAACATTTAGGATATGATATTGGTCTTTCAAAAGAGCATCTTGAGAAGGTCGTTTATCAAGAAATAACGAATGTTCATCCTGATTATCGTGGATTTGGCTTGCAAAAGAAACTCGGGGTTATCGTCATGGAACTACTAGACGCTTCCCCGTATACGCATGTATGTGCAACAGTTGCACCATTTAACATTGCAAGCTTAAAGGACAAACTAAGCCAAGGAATGGTAATAGGTGCATTAAAGAAGAAATACGGGGACATGCTACGATATGTATTTTATAAAAAAATTCATGTAGATCGTAATAACGAAGAAAGGTTTATAGAAGTTCCTATGGATGCGGTTGAAAAACAACAGCAACTAATTGCAGATGGTTGGATCGGGACAGCAATTTTACAAAAAGATAACAACTGGTATGTAACGTATGAAGGAAAAGGAACATACATCTAA